From the genome of Bdellovibrionales bacterium:
AAGAGTTCCTCCATTTGCTCCATAAGACGGAAAACGCTTTCTTGAAACTGAGTTCGTGACGGCCCGGCGGTCGCATCGAGATCTTGTTGTAACTCGGCTTCAATCTGAGTGAGCTGCTCCAGTGGATCAATCACCTTCTCGAAGATCTCCGTGCACTGAAGAGCATGCGCGGTAGATCCTACAGAACTGATAAATAAATAGACAATGAAGACAACCCAAAAGCCCAATTTTTCTGACATACACGTCCCAATAGCAACGTCTATGCCGTAAACGTGGTTCATGGAAGATCTAAATTAAGATTCTATATAATCTTCAAGGTTCAAGTGCAGAGCCAACTCGTGGGCGAGCGGACGACGAATCGCACGGTAATAGGTCCTAGGGGACATCTCCAAGAGATCTTTAAGCGTTGGCATATAGATGTCGGCAAAGCGATCCACTTGATGAGCGAAATAGCTTTCTTCGTTTCCAGCTCGCATGATTTGACCCCAGTAGGAGTTATAGATGGACTGGGTTTTTTCAATCAGTTGACTGATCTGAGAATCGATCTTGGTGACTTCGTCCTGCATCTTTTTAAGTTTACTCGTCGCTGGTGTTCCAGTTTCGATTTCTTCGGAAGTCACGCGGACGATTTCTTGCT
Proteins encoded in this window:
- a CDS encoding HAD-IG family 5'-nucleotidase; protein product: YGDVVRLKKDCKWRTALVIDELEQEIDHLSKANPAQLQIQALMKQKAPVEQEIVRVTSEEIETGTPATSKLKKMQDEVTKIDSQISQLIEKTQSIYNSYWGQIMRAGNEESYFAHQVDRFADIYMPTLKDLLEMSPRTYYRAIRRPLAHELALHLNLEDYIES